A portion of the Candidatus Binataceae bacterium genome contains these proteins:
- a CDS encoding cytochrome C oxidase subunit IV family protein, with protein MSSEHAIEHGHGGVHHAVEESHHPTANQYLVIALILTVLTVAEIGVYYVPALQPLLVPLLLILSFCKFVLVAAYYMHLHFDSRVFSVLFIFPLMLACLILASLTMLLSYLAHHPGP; from the coding sequence ATGAGCAGCGAACACGCGATTGAACATGGCCACGGCGGAGTGCATCACGCCGTCGAGGAAAGCCACCATCCGACGGCCAACCAATACCTGGTTATTGCGTTGATTCTCACCGTGCTGACGGTGGCCGAGATCGGTGTCTACTACGTACCGGCGCTGCAACCGTTGCTGGTGCCATTGCTGCTGATTCTCTCTTTCTGCAAATTTGTGCTCGTCGCCGCCTATTACATGCATCTGCACTTCGATAGCCGGGTCTTCTCAGTGTTGTTTATTTTCCCGCTGATGCTGGCGTGTCTCATCCTGGCGTCGCTGACGATGCTGTTGTCTTATCTCGCACATCATCCGGGGCCATAG
- a CDS encoding cytochrome c3 family protein gives MGTMNRILIPVALLLFLGAAGMVGFSERPWAARNDVEQPIPFSHRVHAGINKIPCQYCHEYARRSATSGVPPVARCVGCHGNGLLGGIQPITQPWTDKHQPPFEIRWNRVYALPDFVKFVHKPHIWAGVACQECHGPVETMDRVVPVHEINMGFCINCHTKRGATQDCFVCHH, from the coding sequence ATGGGAACGATGAATCGCATCCTGATTCCGGTCGCGTTGCTGCTCTTTCTCGGAGCGGCCGGCATGGTCGGCTTTTCCGAGCGCCCCTGGGCGGCGCGCAACGATGTCGAGCAACCGATCCCCTTCAGTCACCGCGTCCACGCGGGCATTAACAAGATTCCCTGCCAATACTGCCACGAGTACGCCCGACGCTCGGCTACCTCCGGCGTCCCGCCGGTTGCGCGCTGCGTCGGATGCCATGGCAACGGCCTGCTGGGCGGGATTCAACCGATCACGCAGCCTTGGACGGATAAACATCAGCCGCCATTCGAAATTCGCTGGAACCGCGTCTATGCGCTGCCGGACTTCGTCAAGTTCGTGCACAAGCCGCATATCTGGGCGGGCGTCGCCTGCCAGGAATGTCATGGTCCGGTCGAAACGATGGATCGCGTGGTGCCGGTGCATGAAATCAACATGGGTTTTTGCATCAACTGCCACACCAAACGCGGCGCCACGCAGGACTGTTTTGTCTGCCATCACTGA
- a CDS encoding DUF3341 domain-containing protein, with translation MSGEIALVSTFANEDDCARAIEELHAAHVHQFHAFTPYPSEKVQEAAQEARAQGRSPVRLWVLIGGITGFLSAIALTVGTSLEWNLNTGGRAVASIPPFIVIMFELMILFGGVSGVTGFFLHSGMPVFDPSPGFQPHFAADKFGLVVQCSEGDLAKYESILREAGAEDLRREAA, from the coding sequence ATGAGCGGCGAAATCGCATTGGTTTCAACTTTCGCGAACGAGGACGATTGCGCCCGCGCAATCGAGGAGCTGCACGCCGCGCACGTGCATCAGTTCCACGCCTTCACCCCCTATCCCAGCGAGAAAGTGCAGGAGGCGGCGCAGGAAGCGCGTGCGCAAGGACGCAGCCCGGTGCGCCTGTGGGTGCTGATCGGCGGGATCACCGGGTTTCTCTCCGCGATCGCGCTGACCGTCGGCACTTCGCTCGAATGGAATCTCAACACCGGCGGCCGCGCCGTCGCCTCGATCCCGCCCTTCATCGTGATCATGTTCGAGTTGATGATCCTCTTCGGCGGGGTTTCCGGTGTCACGGGATTTTTTCTGCACAGCGGGATGCCGGTGTTTGATCCATCACCTGGCTTCCAGCCGCATTTCGCCGCGGACAAGTTCGGCCTCGTGGTTCAATGCTCTGAGGGCGATCTAGCTAAATACGAATCAATCCTGCGCGAAGCCGGCGCCGAAGACCTTCGGCGCGAGGCCGCCTGA
- a CDS encoding cytochrome c oxidase assembly protein has product MWEVDPSTLISIAILLAGYVGASLLLKRSPTLAQGGTYAAGLFAILAVLSGPLDQFSKERSFFIYISQQMVLVFVAPPLLLAGTPDWMLRPILLHRMVEPLARILTRPLFAFLLFAAVFTLVHYPLVCDAVCHVHPIYGDVHTLLLTTGLLLWFPLLSPLPEYPRLSYPLQIMYLFLLMIPMTAVAAPITMAQSVIYTWYVLPPHPLGLSPMADQVLGGLIMWVGQGVYLMFVFSAIFFRWSRRDDEEMPPINRRAIPVRVLRQQPR; this is encoded by the coding sequence ATGTGGGAAGTTGATCCGTCCACGCTGATCTCGATTGCGATTCTGCTCGCCGGCTACGTTGGCGCGTCGCTTCTGCTCAAACGTTCTCCAACGCTCGCGCAAGGCGGAACGTACGCCGCGGGCCTGTTCGCGATTCTGGCGGTGCTCTCCGGGCCGTTGGACCAATTCAGCAAAGAACGGTCGTTCTTCATCTATATCTCTCAGCAGATGGTTCTGGTCTTCGTCGCGCCGCCACTGCTGCTAGCGGGAACGCCCGACTGGATGCTGCGGCCGATTCTGCTCCATAGGATGGTCGAACCGCTGGCGAGGATCTTGACGCGCCCGCTCTTCGCCTTCCTGTTGTTCGCGGCCGTGTTTACCCTCGTGCACTATCCACTGGTCTGCGACGCGGTTTGCCACGTGCATCCGATTTACGGCGACGTTCACACGCTCCTGCTCACAACGGGATTGTTGCTGTGGTTTCCGCTGCTGAGTCCGTTGCCGGAGTATCCGCGGCTCTCCTATCCATTGCAGATTATGTACTTGTTCCTCCTGATGATCCCGATGACCGCGGTGGCCGCTCCGATCACGATGGCGCAGTCGGTGATTTACACCTGGTACGTGCTGCCGCCCCATCCGCTCGGGCTGTCGCCGATGGCTGATCAGGTGCTCGGCGGATTGATCATGTGGGTGGGGCAGGGCGTCTACCTGATGTTCGTTTTCAGCGCGATTTTTTTCCGCTGGTCGCGACGCGACGACGAGGAGATGCCGCCGATCAATCGCCGCGCTATCCCTGTGCGAGTGCTGCGTCAGCAGCCCCGCTAG
- the coxB gene encoding cytochrome c oxidase subunit II: MIASSKRGRLGWVIGVIAAALAAAGCAPPPGTHYRLDTLSPKSDLTQKFYDIFVTITAIDIVILIVVAVVFFLALFVFSSRTGEPGEPSHKHSDVYLEMAWTIIPSIIVVVITVPTVRAIIQTQPEKWSADTFEVRVIAHQWWWEFRYPSTGVVTADEAHIPVNRTIHFSMVSRDVIHSFFMPAIGGKRDVVPGQTNQITLTANTPGEYWGQCTEFCGDSHANMRFRIFVDTPEDFDRWTKHQLEDPVKPDSGPAAAGAKIFADAPCAICHTIKGVTGFSKEYTYGFRGPDLTHFGERGTLAGAIMDNTPENVARWIKNPDAVKPGANMPTLGLSGEDLNDLVAYLESLK, translated from the coding sequence ATGATCGCGTCAAGCAAAAGGGGCCGCTTGGGCTGGGTGATCGGAGTAATCGCGGCGGCGCTGGCCGCGGCCGGATGCGCGCCGCCGCCGGGGACGCATTATCGCCTAGATACGCTTTCGCCCAAATCCGATCTGACGCAAAAGTTCTACGATATCTTCGTCACCATCACCGCGATCGATATAGTCATATTGATTGTCGTCGCGGTGGTCTTCTTCCTCGCGCTGTTTGTTTTTTCGAGCCGCACCGGCGAGCCGGGTGAACCCTCGCACAAGCATTCGGACGTCTATCTCGAGATGGCCTGGACCATCATCCCGTCGATCATCGTGGTCGTCATCACCGTTCCGACGGTCCGCGCGATCATCCAGACGCAGCCCGAGAAATGGTCGGCCGATACTTTTGAAGTCCGCGTCATCGCCCATCAGTGGTGGTGGGAATTCCGCTACCCCTCGACCGGCGTGGTCACCGCCGACGAAGCCCATATCCCGGTGAATCGCACGATCCATTTTTCGATGGTTTCGCGCGACGTGATCCACAGCTTCTTCATGCCGGCGATCGGCGGCAAGCGCGACGTCGTGCCCGGCCAGACCAACCAGATCACTTTGACGGCCAACACCCCGGGTGAATACTGGGGGCAGTGCACGGAATTCTGCGGCGATTCCCATGCCAACATGCGCTTCCGGATCTTCGTCGATACGCCCGAGGATTTCGATCGTTGGACCAAGCACCAGCTCGAAGACCCGGTCAAGCCCGATTCCGGTCCGGCCGCGGCCGGAGCGAAAATCTTCGCCGACGCGCCCTGCGCTATCTGCCATACGATCAAGGGCGTTACCGGGTTCTCCAAGGAATATACTTACGGCTTTCGCGGCCCGGACCTGACCCATTTCGGTGAGCGCGGCACGCTGGCCGGCGCGATCATGGACAACACTCCGGAAAATGTCGCACGCTGGATCAAAAATCCCGATGCGGTGAAGCCTGGCGCCAACATGCCGACCCTCGGGCTCAGCGGCGAGGACCTCAACGACCTGGTGGCTTATCTGGAAAGCCTCAAATAG
- a CDS encoding molybdopterin-dependent oxidoreductase, translated as MPDGLSRRSFLKLAATAGAAAAIPGCEPAARKIIPYVIPDENMIPGVPTYFATTCTECSAGCGIIAKVREGRVIKIEGNPADPISQGATCARGQAALQGLYNPDRLATPKVRQPDGSLTEISWAAAQTLFNNKLAAAAKAGKDRIAFIGAPQGPTLGKITTLWAQAYGSSRVAFWERISEEPARAAAEACFGRREMPIYRLDQAETIISFGADFLETWGSPVEQTRQYAAFRAPRMRKQGLTIGRSVYVNPRMGITGAKCDNWIGANPGSEGAVAMAVLNVIVSQGWLAAHANADATAAKAFAAGYDPAGVSERSGVPVAQINQMAQWFGQADSAVALPGGDDPRTYIAAYLLNALTGNIGKTMVFLDGAPAEAATRPDDVKATLDAIGSGSVDVVVIAGGANPVFTMPPLWSPAAAIRHAPFVVWTGDAPDESAEGANLLLPTHHALESWRDSAPRAGLYGLGQPVMQPVFKSRPLHDILIESAHLVAGQAASIPWENGADAVSSAWEELQGKIAADSNPKDFWNQARRTGGVFQAAKELAVSLSPAILTTPPTPPLEARGQFMLAAFPHPFLYDGRGANKPWLQEIPEPSNQIVWDTWAEMHPDTAATLGLSEHYKSTYLYAGIDVIEITTPAGKFDLAVHITPLVKPGVIAAPIGNGHSSYGRYASKVGINLWNYLPPNARGVAVQARKTEAQYKLTTPLGKSDMMGRSIVETMSVEQLASGAKTDIEREQEENTPKTPYEMYEPWKYDGHKWGMTIDVNSCTGCSACVAACYAENNIPFGGKSEVDRGRIMSWIRIERFIPSVEEAAHAPNLYIAPVLCQQCDHAPCEPVCPVFASSHTPEGLNAQIYNRCVGTRFCENNCPYKVRRFNWFLPEWPEPLNLQLNPDVTVRGAGVMEKCTFCIQRITTAEIDARTDGRKLVDGEIITACAQACPARAISFGDLNDPASAMLKRRTDNQGRNYTMLPEFNALPQVTYLRSLYSEKGKA; from the coding sequence ATGCCAGACGGGCTCAGCAGGCGGTCATTCCTCAAACTTGCTGCGACGGCGGGGGCCGCCGCAGCGATACCGGGATGTGAGCCGGCCGCGCGCAAGATAATTCCCTACGTCATCCCCGACGAGAACATGATTCCCGGGGTGCCGACCTACTTCGCGACCACCTGCACGGAATGCTCGGCCGGATGCGGCATTATCGCCAAGGTGCGCGAGGGGCGCGTAATCAAAATCGAGGGCAATCCGGCGGATCCAATCAGCCAGGGGGCGACCTGCGCACGCGGTCAGGCTGCCTTGCAAGGGCTCTACAATCCTGACCGCTTGGCGACGCCCAAAGTGCGCCAGCCGGACGGCAGCCTGACCGAGATTTCGTGGGCAGCCGCGCAGACCCTTTTCAACAACAAATTGGCCGCGGCAGCCAAAGCCGGCAAGGATCGGATCGCTTTCATTGGCGCTCCGCAGGGACCAACGCTCGGTAAAATTACGACCTTGTGGGCGCAGGCCTACGGCTCGTCGCGGGTGGCCTTTTGGGAGCGCATCAGCGAAGAGCCGGCGCGCGCAGCCGCCGAAGCCTGTTTCGGCCGGCGCGAGATGCCGATCTATCGGCTGGATCAGGCCGAGACGATTATCTCGTTTGGCGCGGATTTCCTCGAGACCTGGGGGTCGCCGGTCGAGCAGACCCGCCAATATGCCGCTTTCCGCGCGCCGCGGATGCGCAAGCAGGGGCTCACAATCGGGCGCTCCGTGTACGTCAATCCGCGCATGGGGATCACCGGCGCGAAATGCGACAACTGGATCGGTGCTAACCCGGGCAGCGAGGGCGCGGTCGCGATGGCGGTCCTCAACGTCATCGTCAGCCAGGGCTGGCTCGCAGCCCATGCGAACGCCGACGCCACGGCGGCCAAAGCCTTCGCCGCCGGTTACGATCCCGCCGGCGTCAGTGAAAGATCCGGCGTTCCGGTCGCTCAAATCAACCAGATGGCGCAGTGGTTTGGGCAGGCTGATAGCGCGGTCGCACTCCCCGGCGGCGACGACCCGCGGACCTATATTGCTGCATATCTCTTGAACGCGCTGACCGGCAACATCGGCAAAACCATGGTTTTCCTCGACGGCGCGCCGGCCGAAGCCGCGACCCGCCCGGATGATGTCAAGGCGACGCTTGATGCGATCGGCAGCGGCAGCGTTGACGTAGTCGTGATCGCCGGCGGCGCCAATCCGGTCTTTACGATGCCGCCGCTGTGGAGCCCGGCAGCCGCGATTCGCCACGCCCCGTTTGTGGTCTGGACGGGCGACGCGCCCGACGAATCGGCTGAAGGCGCAAACCTTTTGCTCCCGACGCATCATGCGCTCGAAAGCTGGCGCGACAGCGCACCGCGCGCGGGCCTTTATGGGCTCGGGCAGCCGGTCATGCAACCGGTCTTCAAGAGCCGGCCGCTGCACGACATTCTGATCGAATCTGCGCATCTGGTAGCGGGCCAGGCGGCGAGCATCCCGTGGGAGAATGGCGCGGACGCGGTGAGCTCGGCGTGGGAAGAGTTGCAGGGGAAAATTGCCGCCGATTCGAATCCCAAAGATTTCTGGAATCAGGCGCGGCGCACCGGCGGCGTATTTCAGGCGGCGAAAGAGCTCGCCGTGAGCCTGAGTCCCGCCATCCTCACGACACCACCGACGCCCCCCCTCGAAGCGCGTGGACAGTTCATGCTGGCCGCGTTTCCTCATCCGTTCCTCTACGACGGGCGCGGCGCGAACAAGCCCTGGTTGCAGGAGATTCCGGAGCCGTCGAACCAGATCGTCTGGGATACCTGGGCCGAGATGCATCCTGACACCGCAGCGACGCTCGGTCTTTCCGAGCATTACAAATCGACGTATCTGTATGCCGGCATCGACGTCATCGAGATCACGACGCCGGCTGGCAAGTTCGATCTGGCGGTGCATATCACGCCGCTGGTCAAGCCCGGCGTCATCGCGGCGCCGATCGGCAATGGCCACAGCAGCTACGGACGCTACGCGAGCAAGGTCGGCATAAACTTGTGGAACTATCTCCCGCCGAACGCGCGCGGCGTTGCCGTGCAGGCGCGCAAGACCGAGGCGCAGTACAAGCTGACGACGCCGCTCGGCAAGAGCGACATGATGGGCCGCTCGATCGTCGAAACCATGAGCGTCGAGCAGCTCGCGAGCGGAGCCAAGACCGATATCGAACGCGAGCAGGAAGAGAACACGCCGAAGACGCCCTATGAAATGTACGAGCCGTGGAAATACGACGGCCACAAGTGGGGCATGACGATCGACGTCAATTCGTGCACTGGATGCAGCGCCTGCGTCGCCGCCTGTTACGCCGAGAACAATATCCCCTTCGGCGGCAAGAGCGAGGTTGATCGCGGGCGAATCATGTCGTGGATTCGCATCGAGCGCTTCATCCCGAGCGTGGAGGAAGCTGCGCACGCGCCCAATCTGTACATCGCGCCGGTGCTGTGCCAGCAATGCGATCACGCGCCGTGCGAGCCGGTCTGTCCGGTCTTTGCGTCATCCCATACGCCCGAAGGCCTCAACGCGCAGATTTACAATCGATGCGTCGGCACGCGTTTTTGCGAAAACAACTGCCCCTACAAGGTTCGGCGTTTCAACTGGTTTCTGCCCGAATGGCCCGAGCCGCTCAATCTTCAACTCAATCCGGATGTGACGGTGCGCGGCGCGGGCGTGATGGAAAAATGCACCTTCTGCATCCAACGCATCACCACCGCCGAGATCGACGCCCGCACCGATGGTCGCAAGCTAGTCGATGGCGAGATCATCACGGCCTGCGCGCAGGCCTGCCCGGCCCGCGCCATCAGCTTCGGTGATCTTAACGATCCCGCCAGCGCGATGCTTAAGCGGCGCACCGACAACCAGGGCCGCAACTACACGATGCTGCCCGAGTTCAACGCGCTACCCCAGGTCACCTATTTGCGCAGTCTCTATTCGGAGAAGGGGAAGGCTTAA
- the nrfD gene encoding NrfD/PsrC family molybdoenzyme membrane anchor subunit, whose translation MAAAIDTKIEPNFIDVDRQAQWAFSPGGLKYWLWMLFCASMTAIGGAFWMHQIYYTFDSTGYGQPNLWAVYITNFVFWVGIAHSGTLISAVLFLFRVRWRTGIFRLAEAMTVFAVATAGLFPLIHLGRVWFFYWLVPYPNERFLQPDFRSPLVWDLFAISTYLTISVLFLFTGMIPDIANAREKAVGWRKMLYSILSFGWQGTDRQWRNFSMVYLLLAGFATPLVLSVHSVVSWDFAMTQLPGWHSTIFAPYFVCGAIFSGCALVLTLAIPMRRLMKLKGLITIWHLDNLAKVVLLTSVVMSYSYATESFMVWYAQDPIEMVTFHERYFGPQGYLFWMMIFCNCVVPLLLFIPRVRTNTIWLFIISIFVNIGMWLERFVIFVGSLSTNADPSQWRFYQPHLTEIFITVGSFGWFLMNFSLFAKFLPIVSTTELKEGLRYLKQAVRETYPYRKAA comes from the coding sequence ATGGCCGCCGCCATCGACACCAAAATCGAGCCCAATTTCATCGACGTTGATCGGCAGGCGCAGTGGGCTTTTTCGCCCGGCGGGCTCAAGTACTGGCTCTGGATGCTCTTCTGCGCCTCGATGACCGCGATCGGCGGCGCCTTCTGGATGCATCAGATTTACTACACCTTTGACTCGACCGGTTACGGCCAGCCCAATTTGTGGGCGGTTTACATCACGAATTTCGTCTTCTGGGTCGGTATTGCGCACTCCGGGACGCTCATCTCGGCGGTGCTCTTTCTGTTTCGTGTGCGCTGGCGCACCGGCATCTTCCGGCTCGCCGAAGCGATGACCGTCTTCGCCGTCGCGACCGCAGGCCTTTTCCCACTGATCCATCTCGGACGAGTCTGGTTTTTTTACTGGCTGGTGCCCTATCCGAATGAGCGTTTTCTGCAGCCCGACTTCCGCTCCCCGCTGGTCTGGGATCTGTTTGCGATCAGCACCTACCTGACTATCAGCGTGCTGTTCCTTTTCACCGGCATGATTCCGGATATTGCCAACGCGCGGGAGAAAGCCGTCGGCTGGCGCAAAATGCTCTATTCCATTCTGTCTTTTGGATGGCAGGGGACGGATCGGCAGTGGCGTAACTTCTCGATGGTCTATCTGCTGCTCGCCGGCTTTGCAACGCCGCTGGTGCTCTCGGTTCACAGCGTGGTTTCCTGGGACTTCGCGATGACGCAGTTGCCGGGCTGGCACAGTACGATCTTCGCGCCCTACTTCGTCTGCGGCGCGATCTTCTCCGGCTGCGCGCTGGTGCTGACGCTCGCGATTCCGATGCGCCGCCTGATGAAGCTCAAGGGCCTGATCACCATTTGGCATCTCGACAATCTGGCCAAGGTCGTCCTGCTCACTTCGGTGGTCATGAGTTACTCCTACGCTACCGAGTCATTCATGGTCTGGTACGCGCAGGATCCGATCGAGATGGTGACTTTCCACGAGCGTTATTTCGGGCCGCAGGGCTATCTCTTCTGGATGATGATCTTTTGTAACTGCGTCGTGCCGCTGCTGCTCTTCATACCGCGCGTGCGCACCAACACCATCTGGCTCTTCATCATCTCAATTTTCGTCAACATCGGGATGTGGCTCGAGCGCTTCGTGATCTTCGTGGGCTCGCTCTCGACCAATGCCGATCCGTCGCAGTGGCGTTTCTATCAGCCCCATCTGACCGAGATTTTTATCACGGTCGGGAGCTTCGGCTGGTTTCTGATGAATTTCTCGCTGTTCGCCAAATTCCTGCCGATTGTGTCGACGACGGAGCTCAAGGAAGGGCTCAGATACTTGAAGCAGGCGGTGCGCGAGACTTACCCCTATCGGAAGGCGGCATGA
- the ctaD gene encoding cytochrome c oxidase subunit I, whose translation MAAQPRPIHHVEQASYLEGGGIYGWLTTIDHKRIAVLYGITAMVALVFGGTEAMLVRTQLMYPDNNFLSAHTYNQFFTMHGLTMIFLVIMPLETGFFGNFLIPLQIGARDVAFPRLNALSYWIFLFGAITLNLGWLYGALPNGGWFGYANLTERYYAPGPNIDFFDLGLLILGVSSVMSALNFFVTIVNMRAPGMTFMRMPMFIWSLLITVILILLAFPALTVGLIFLFMDRYFDTHYYRVVAGATPMLWQHLFWIFGHPEVYIMILPAFGMISEVIPVFSRKALFGYPMMAYSMILIAFLSYGVWGHHMFATGMGPVADATFSITSMLIAIPTGIKIFSWLATIWGGRLRFTTAYLFAVAFVLQFTIGGLSGVMHASPPIDLEQTDSYIIVAHFHYVLGLGALFAIFAALYYYWPKVTGRMMNESLGKWHFWLAVWSFNATFFPMHFLGELGMPRRIYTYAPHMGWDFWNKWETWNAYIIALSFIPLLLNIYWSLTSGERAGADPWDARTLEWSTPTPPPIYNFAEVPTVTSRDAFWVTKYGSVEASGLQQGPPVIAPVLVDVSKIHIPLPSLYPVFIALGMFGMAIGVLVGWYRVVFTGMGLLGLAAIAMSFEYKEWGEENLHSVAESFLGLDHRKVGIWSFIGSECVFFASLISTYMVYKGRSLGHFDAYILNIPLTSFSTFVLLTSSLLMVLALAAFQRNDQKWGTIWLLGTALFGLIFLGGQVYEFSDFWLDKGMVFNSNLFSQCFYTLVGFHGFHVFIGVVWLVVMAVAGMFGKLDSKRSLSVELCGLYWHFVDIVWVIIFVLVYLMRTVKGA comes from the coding sequence ATGGCTGCCCAACCAAGACCAATTCATCACGTCGAACAGGCCAGCTACCTCGAAGGCGGGGGTATCTACGGCTGGCTGACCACGATCGATCACAAGCGCATCGCGGTGCTCTACGGCATCACCGCGATGGTGGCGCTGGTGTTCGGCGGCACCGAGGCGATGCTTGTGCGCACCCAGCTCATGTACCCGGACAACAACTTTCTCAGCGCTCACACCTACAATCAGTTTTTCACGATGCACGGCCTCACGATGATCTTCCTGGTCATCATGCCGCTCGAGACCGGATTTTTCGGTAACTTCCTGATTCCGCTGCAGATTGGCGCGCGCGACGTCGCCTTTCCGCGGCTCAACGCCCTGAGCTATTGGATCTTCCTATTCGGCGCGATCACGCTGAATCTGGGCTGGCTCTATGGCGCACTGCCGAACGGCGGCTGGTTCGGCTACGCCAACCTGACCGAGCGCTATTACGCACCCGGGCCCAATATCGATTTCTTCGACCTCGGCCTGTTGATCCTCGGCGTCTCCTCGGTGATGAGCGCGCTGAACTTCTTCGTCACCATCGTCAACATGCGCGCGCCCGGCATGACCTTCATGCGGATGCCGATGTTCATCTGGTCGCTGCTGATCACGGTCATCCTGATTCTGCTGGCCTTTCCGGCGCTGACGGTCGGCCTGATTTTCCTCTTCATGGATCGCTACTTCGACACGCACTACTACCGCGTGGTCGCCGGCGCAACTCCGATGCTCTGGCAGCATCTGTTCTGGATCTTCGGCCACCCCGAAGTCTACATCATGATCCTGCCGGCCTTCGGCATGATCTCTGAAGTGATCCCGGTCTTCTCGCGCAAGGCGCTCTTCGGCTATCCGATGATGGCCTACTCAATGATCCTGATCGCCTTTTTGTCCTACGGCGTTTGGGGCCATCATATGTTCGCGACCGGCATGGGCCCGGTCGCCGATGCCACCTTCTCGATCACCTCGATGCTCATCGCGATCCCGACGGGCATCAAGATTTTCTCCTGGCTGGCGACGATCTGGGGCGGCCGGCTCCGCTTCACGACGGCCTATCTGTTTGCGGTCGCGTTCGTGTTGCAATTCACGATTGGCGGTCTCAGCGGCGTGATGCACGCCAGCCCGCCGATCGACCTTGAACAGACCGACAGCTATATTATCGTTGCGCACTTTCATTACGTGTTGGGCTTGGGCGCGCTCTTCGCGATCTTTGCCGCGCTCTATTACTACTGGCCCAAAGTCACCGGCCGGATGATGAACGAAAGTCTCGGCAAGTGGCATTTTTGGCTCGCGGTCTGGTCGTTCAATGCGACCTTCTTCCCGATGCATTTCCTCGGCGAACTCGGGATGCCCCGCCGCATCTATACATACGCGCCGCATATGGGCTGGGACTTCTGGAACAAGTGGGAGACCTGGAATGCCTATATAATCGCCCTCTCGTTCATTCCGTTGCTGCTCAATATCTACTGGAGCCTCACCTCCGGCGAGCGCGCCGGCGCCGATCCCTGGGACGCGCGGACACTCGAATGGTCGACGCCGACGCCGCCGCCTATATATAACTTCGCTGAGGTTCCGACGGTGACCTCGCGCGACGCTTTCTGGGTGACGAAGTACGGCAGCGTCGAGGCCTCCGGTCTGCAACAGGGACCGCCGGTAATCGCACCCGTCCTGGTCGACGTCAGTAAGATTCATATTCCGCTACCCTCGCTCTACCCGGTTTTCATCGCTTTGGGCATGTTTGGGATGGCGATCGGCGTGCTGGTCGGCTGGTACCGCGTCGTCTTCACCGGTATGGGGTTGCTGGGGTTGGCCGCAATCGCGATGTCGTTCGAATACAAGGAGTGGGGCGAAGAGAATCTTCACTCCGTTGCCGAGAGCTTCCTCGGACTGGACCATCGCAAGGTCGGCATCTGGAGCTTTATCGGTTCGGAATGCGTCTTTTTCGCCAGCCTGATTTCGACCTACATGGTTTACAAGGGGCGCAGCCTCGGCCACTTCGACGCCTATATCCTGAATATTCCGCTGACTTCGTTCAGTACCTTTGTACTACTCACTTCGAGTCTGCTGATGGTCTTGGCGCTGGCCGCGTTTCAGCGCAACGATCAGAAATGGGGCACGATCTGGTTGCTCGGTACTGCTCTATTCGGCCTGATCTTTCTCGGTGGCCAGGTGTATGAGTTCAGCGACTTCTGGCTCGATAAAGGCATGGTCTTCAATAGCAACCTTTTCAGCCAGTGCTTCTACACCCTCGTCGGCTTTCACGGCTTCCACGTCTTCATCGGCGTAGTCTGGCTAGTCGTGATGGCCGTTGCCGGGATGTTCGGCAAGCTCGACTCAAAACGTTCGCTCTCGGTCGAGCTCTGCGGCCTCTACTGGCACTTTGTCGATATCGTCTGGGTTATCATCTTCGTGCTGGTCTATCTGATGAGGACGGTTAAGGGCGCATGA